One genomic window of Elaeis guineensis isolate ETL-2024a chromosome 2, EG11, whole genome shotgun sequence includes the following:
- the LOC140855286 gene encoding uncharacterized protein, with protein MAGVAEGSSAQREVEPHEVQNEVLTAVMHGNWEKVLEICKTNPSISIKINGVGETILHVAIHVGNQYGVIQLMDHMEKLDKGKMEKILQTGNHWGNTPLHQAAFMGMDKVCSFIARHYCTKKVVCCRNKMGETPLHVAVLHGWKRAFFALQMVMEAKGWRAEDYWNTDGDTILHSAVARGHFDLALEIIELYPNLLQYKNGKQESPLHILANKPSAFKSGTYLNILDRFIYHSIPQKNIQLEYPAYKEKGG; from the exons ATGGCAGGGGTTGCCGAGGGGAGTAGCGCTCAAAGAGAAGTTGAGCCACATGAGGTGCAGAACGAAGTACTCACTGCTGTAATGCACGGCAACTGGGAAAAAGTTTTGGAAATCTGCAAGACAAATCCATCTATCTCGATCAAGATCAACGGGGTTGGGGAAACCATTCTGCACGTTGCCATCCATGTGGGCAATCAATATGGCGTCATCCAGCTCATGGATCACATGGAGAAGCTGGACAAAGGAAAAATGGAGAAGATCCTGCAGACGGGGAATCATTGGGGTAACACGCCGCTCCACCAAGCTGCATTCATGGGGATGGATAAGGTGTGCTCGTTCATTGCCAGGCACTACTGCACCAAGAAGGTGGTGTGCTGCCGCAACAAGATGGGTGAGACACCACTGCACGTGGCAGTGCTCCACGGCTGGAAGCGTGCCTTCTTCGCGCTTCAGATGGTCATGGAAGCAAAAGGCTGGAGAGCCGAGGATTATTGGAACACTGATGGTGACACCATCCTCCATAGTGCTGTTGCTAGAGGACATTTTG ATCTAGCGTTGGAGATCATTGAACTCTACCCTAATCTTTTGCAATACAAGAATGGCAAGCAGGAGTCGCCTCTCCATATTTTAGCTAACAAGCCTTCGGCTTTCAAAAGTGGGACTTACCTCAACATACTTGATAGATTTATCTACCATa GTATACCTCAAAAGAATATACAGCTCGAGTATCCggcctacaaggaaaaag GTGGGTGA